The following coding sequences are from one Lolium rigidum isolate FL_2022 chromosome 6, APGP_CSIRO_Lrig_0.1, whole genome shotgun sequence window:
- the LOC124665454 gene encoding histone H2B.1-like — MAPKAEKKPAAKKPVEEDPAAEKAEKTPAGKKPKAEKRLPAGKTASKEGGEKKGKKKAKKSVETYKIYIFKVLKQVHPDIGISSKAMSIMNSFINDIFEKLAGESAKLARYNKKPTITSREIQTSVRLVLPGELAKHAVSEGTKAVTKFTSS, encoded by the coding sequence atGGCTCCCAAGGCTGAGAAAAAGCCGGCGGCGAAGAAGCCCGTGGAGGAGGATCCCGCGGCGGAGAAGGCCGAGAAGACTCCCGCGGGCAAGAAGCCCAAGGCCGAGAAGCGGCTGCCGGCGGGCAAGACCGCCTCCAAGGAGGGCGGtgagaagaaggggaagaagaaggccAAGAAGAGTGTGGAAACTTACAAGATCTACATCTTCAAGGTGCTCAAGCAGGTGCACCCTGACATCGGCATCTCCTCCAAGGCCATGTCTATCATGAACTCCTTCATCAACGATATCTTTGAGAAGCTCGCTGGCGAGTCCGCCAAGCTGGCCCGGTACAACAAGAAGCCCACCATCACCTCTCGGGAGATCCAGACCTCTGTTCGCCTGGTGCTGCCTGGGGAGCTCGCCAAGCACGCTGTCTCTGAGGGCACCAAGGCCGTCACCAAGTTCACCTCCTCCTAG
- the LOC124668000 gene encoding receptor kinase-like protein Xa21, which produces MAMGIMVMSLLWSLVAALMIATVRAGDEAALLAFRAQLSDGSSPTLASWNDSVHFCSWVGVSCSYRRPARVVELRLNSTGLTGELSPAIGNLTFLRTLDLSFNWLKGEIPESLGRLHRLQRLYLNDNEFSGTFPANLSSCVNMIIMGVHNNKLGGHIPGELGEKLLSLAAISLSNNSFIGPIPASLANLSNLQNLDLSYNQLVGSIPPGLGHIHSMWRFSIFGNNLSGMIPPSFYNWSSLEFFEVGVNMLYGSIPDDIGNKFSKIKVLGLGENHFTGPIPSSISNLSYLTNLRLSNNRFSGYVPPTLGRLGSLQKLDLDGNELEVNSSEGWEFISSLANCSQLERLSLGGDSFGGQLPGSIVNLSTTLQKFYLMDSGVSGGIPADIGNLVGLNLLAIVNTSISGVIPESIGKLENLIELGLYSNSLSGLIPQSLGNLSRLNRLYAYYGNLEGPIPASLGKLKNLFVLDLSTNYQLNGSIPREILKLPGLSWYLDLSYNSLSGTLPYEVGSLANLNQLILSGNQLSGKIPDSIQNCIVLEWLLLDNNSFEGSIPRLLKNIKGLVKLNLTINKFSGDIPDALGDIGNLQELYLAHNNLTGLIPAVLQNLTALSKLDVSFNNLQGKVPHGGVFRNITYIALAGNINLCGGTPQIHLAPCSTSSLLSNKRKKMSKPLVISLATAGAILLSLSLILVVWILRQKLKRRQKGIVQSINAGEQYERISYQALFTGTNGFSEANLLGRGSHGAVYKCDLDSADRLLAVKVFNPLQSGSSKSFQVECEAMRRIRHRCLTKIITCCSSVDDKGQEFKALVFEFMPNGNLDGWLHARSQEPTKDNTLSLAQRLDIATDIMDAVEYLHNYCQPPVIHCDLKPSNILLTEDMSARVGDFGISRIFQENTSNRMQASYSSTVIRGSIGYVAPEYGEGSMVSSHGDIYSLGILLLEMFTGRSPTDDMFRDSLDLHKFAEDALSKRTLEIADPTIWLHREPKDKIASSRIHECLVSVFRLSISCSKKQPLQRTLIRDAAVEMHAIRDAYLLFDCELIKEHRETEEPLLKTLECMILQQ; this is translated from the exons ATGGCAATGGGGATCATGGTCATGAGCTTGCTATGGTCACTTGTTGCTGCCCTGATGATCGCCACGGTGAGGGCTGGCGACGAGGCCGCGCTGCTTGCTTTCAGAGCACAGCTAAGCGATGGCAGCTCTCCCACGCTGGCCTCGTGGAACGACAGCGTCCACTTCTGCAGCTGGGTGGGCGTGTCGTGCAGCTACCGGAGGCCAGCACGGGTGGTGGAGCTGAGATTGAACAGCACTGGGCTCACCGGAGAGCTCTCCCCAGCCATCGGGAACCTCACGTTCCTGCGGACGCTGGACCTGAGCTTCAACTGGCTGAAGGGGGAGATCCCTGAGAGCctcgggcgcctccaccgcctgcAGAGGCTCTACTTGAACGACAACGAGTTCTCAGGCACGTTCCCTGCAAACCTGAGCTCCTGTGTCAACATGATCATAATGGGAGTGCACAATAACAAGCTTGGCGGGCACATCCCGGGTGAGCTCGGAGAAAAGCTCTTGTCCCTGGCAGCAATCTCCCTAAGTAACAACAGCTTCATAGGGCCCATCCCAGCATCACTCGCCAATCTGTCCAATCTACAAAACCTCGATCTCTCCTACAACCAGCTTGTGGGCTCAATCCCACCAGGGCTCGGCCACATACACAGCATGTGGCGATTTAGTATCTTCGGAAACAATCTCTCTGGTATGATTCCACCTTCTTTCTACAACTGGTCATCCCTGGAATTTTTTGAGGTTGGGGTAAATATGCTGTACGGAAGCATTCCTGATGATATCGGCAACAAGTTCTCCAAGATAAAAGTTCTTGGCTTGGGTGAGAACCACTTCACGGGACCAATCCCTTCCTCAATATCAAATCTATCATACCTCACAAATCTTAGGCTCAGCAACAATAGATTCAGTGGGTATGTGCCTCCCACTTTGGGGAGGCTGGGATCTCTCCAAAAACTGGACTTGGATGGAAATGAGCTTGAAGTAAATAGCAGCGAGGGGTGGGAATTCATCTCTTCTTTGGCGAACTGCAGCCAACTAGAGCGTTTATCACTCGGAGGCGACTCATTTGGAGGACAACTGCCTGGTTCCATTGTGAATCTCTCAACAACTCTCCAGAAGTTCTACTTAATGGACAGTGGGGTCTCTGGGGGTATTCCTGCAGACATAGGTAATTTGGTTGGTCTCAACTTGCTTGCCATAGTAAATACTTCCATATCTGGAGTGATTCCAGAGAGTATTGGTAAGCTAGAAAACTTGATTGAGCTAGGCTTGTACAGCAATAGCTTGTCTGGCCTCATTCCGCAATCATTAGGAAATCTTTCGCGGTTGAATAGGCTTTATGCATACTATGGCAACTTGGAGGGGCCAATTCCAGCAAGCCTAGGGAAGTTGAAAAACCTGTTTGTACTTGATTTGTCAACGAACTACCAACTTAATGGTTCAATACCCAGGGAAATTTTGAAATTGCCTGGACTCTCTTGGTACTTGGACTTGTCGTACAATTCCCTTTCTGGAACCCTTCCTTATGAAGTTGGTAGCTTGGCAAACCTGAACCAACTGATTCTATCAGGAAACCAGTTGTCTGGCAAGATACCGGACAGTATTCAAAATTGCATAGTGTTGGAATGGCTTTTGTTAGACAATAACTCATTTGAGGGAAGTATACCTCGACTGCTGAAGAATATAAAGGGACTCGTTAAACTAAACCTGACAATTAATAAGTTCTCTGGTGACATTCCTGATGCCCTTGGTGATATTGGAAACCTGCAGGAGTTGTACCTAGCACACAACAACTTGACAGGTTTAATCCCGGCAGTTTTACAGAATTTGACAGCATTGTCCAAATTGGATGTATCCTTCAATAATTTGCAAGGCAAGGTGCCACATGGAGGTGTTTTCAGAAATATCACTTATATAGCACTTGCTGGGAATATCAACTTGTGTGGTGGCACACCTCAGATTCACTTGGCTCCATGCTCTACAAGCAGCCTCTTAAGCAATAAGAGAAAGAAGATGTCAAAGCCTCTTGTAATTTCTCTAGCAACAGCTGGAGCAATCTTGTTGTCGCTTTCACTTATTCTTGTTGTTTGGATACTTCGCCAGAAGCTCAAAAGAAGGCAGAAGGGAATAGTGCAATCTATAAATGCTGGGGAGCAATATGAAAGAATCTCATACCAAGCATTATTTACAGGAACTAATGGGTTTTCAGAAGCTAACTTGCTTGGAAGAGGAAGTCATGGTGCAGTTTACAAGTGTGATTTGGACAGTGCAGATCGGTTGTTGGCTGTCAAGGTATTTAATCCTTTGCAATCCGGATCTTCCAAAAGTTTTCAGGTTGAATGTGAGGCCATGAGAAGGATACGACACCGTTGTCTCACGAAGATCATAACGTGTTGCTCAAGCGTCGACGACAAAGGTCAAGAGTTCAAGGCACTGGTTTTTGAATTTATGCCTAATGGTAACTTGGATGGTTGGCTCCATGCAAGATCTCAAGAGCCCACTAAAGACAACACTCTCAGCCTTGCCCAGAGGCTTGATATTGCTACCGATATCATGGATGCAGTAGAATATCTGCACAACTACTGTCAACCACCAGTAATACATTGTGATCTTAAGCCAAGCAACATTCTTCTTACCGAAGACATGAGTGCTCGAGTTGGAGACTTTGGCATATCAAGGATCTTTCAAGAAAATACAAGTAATAGAATGCAAGCTTCATATAGCTCAACCGTGATTAGAGGTTCTATAGGCTATGTTGCTCCAG AGTATGGAGAAGGCTCTATGGTCTCAAGTCATGGTGATATTTATAGTCTTGGAATATTGCTGCTTGAGATGTTTACCGGAAGAAGCCCAACAGACGACATGTTCAGGGATTCATTGGATCTGCATAAATTTGCCGAGGATGCTCTTTCAAAGAGAACCTTGGAGATAGCTGACCCAACAATCTGGCTGCATAGAGAACCAAAGGATAAGATTGCAAGCAGTAGAATCCACGAGTGCTTGGTTTCTGTATTCAGGCTCAGCATATCGTGCTCAAAGAAACAGCCTCTACAGAGGACGTTGATAAGAGATGCAGCTGTAGAGATGCATGCAATTAGAGATGCGTACCTCTTGTTTGATTGTGAGCTTATAAAGGAACACAGGGAAACAGAGGAGCCTCTTCTCAAGACATTGGAATGTATGATCCTGCAACAGTAG